A stretch of DNA from Maridesulfovibrio sp.:
ATTCCTACTGTTAATACAGCCCCCACAAGAGCAGAACACGCAAGCAGCATATCCCTGTAGCCGTTAACCGCAGAACCCATGACCAGCAGAGCACCGATGGTTCCGGGGCCGACCATAATAGGCATGGCCAGCGGGACCACGGCAATATCGTCGTCATCCTTACCGGCCTCGAACTTTTTGCCCGCCCCGCTGACCATATTCAAAGCGGAAAGGAACAGCACGGCGCCTGCGCCTATACGGAACGCATCAAGGGTAATGCCGAACAGTTCGAAGATATAACGTCCATACAGGTAAAGGATGAGAGATATGGTTATAACAGCCACAGTGACCTTCATCGCGGTGTTTCGACGTTCAGCCGGGGTCATGTCCTGAGTAAGGGATAAAAACGCAGAAATCGCGAAAAAGGGGGTCAGAATGAAAAACAACTTGAGATAGGTTTGAAAAAAAACGGTGAGCATAACGCCCTCCCATAAATTTATTCTAAAATATTCTTTCGGCGGAACCGCCGGATTCATCCTTATAAAAAACAAGCTCTCTACACATCATGGTCACCACAATCAACGCTTATTTTACGCATGTTCAATTTTTTATTTTCAGTAGTTCCAAGCTAACGAGTGCATGCTTTTTTTTACAAAATCACTTCCACCTGAGATCGTAATTATGCTATAAGCATAATCTGGAAATAATAAAACTTATCATACATAAAGAATCGGGGGCCAACCATGTTTAAAAATCTAAAACTGGGTTTAAAGCTGGGGATCAGTTTTGCTTTAATGATTTTTCTGACCGCCGCAATGGCATATGTCGGATTCAACGGAATGGCCGGAATACAGGAAAGAGTCGATAAAGCCGATGATGTGAACAGAATGGTTCGCATGATTCTTGAGCTGCGCATGCAGGAGAAAAATTACATGCTGCGCGCGGACCAGAGCTATCTGAAAAAACATGAAGAACTGTTGGCTGCACTCAGGGAGCAGACTTCGACAACGGACAAGAAATTCAGCCAGCAGGTAAACCACCAGCAGATGGCAGAGTTGTCACGGGCGGTGGAAAACTACAGCAAGGCATTCAACAGTTATGCTGAACTTGTCGGCGAACGTTCCAAAACAATGGAAATGATGCGCACTGACGCCCGCTCTGCTCTGGATGAACTGGAGAAGATCCGTTCTTCCCAGAAACAGCAGTTGGGAGGAATCCTGGCCGGTACACAGGAAAGAATCCTGTCTGAAGTCCGTAACGGCCAGTTGGATAGAATTGCGCAGGCCTACTCCAAGGGGCAGGCAGACATTGAAGACAAATTGTCCAAAGCAGACGACGCCAACAGAGCCATAAAATGGTTCTTATCAGCACGTACAAGTGAAAAAAACTATATCATTTCATCCGATGTAAAATACATCGGGGTGGTGAACGAGAATGCAAGGAACATACTGGAGCTTCTGGAAAATATGAAATCCAGATTCTCCAACCCGGCCAATATTGCCCAGGTGGAAGGAGTTTTCAAAAGCATAAACCGCTATCAGAACAACTTCACCAAATACACACAACTCATGGCTGAACAGGTCAATGCAGACAAGATAATGGTTGATGCGGCAAGGGCTGCAGACAAACAGTGTAGAGACGCACGAGCTGACCAGAAACAGAAAATGCTTCGCCAGATGGATACTTCAAACACAGTACTGATTGTCGGCGCCATCGCGGCCCTCATCATAGGACTGCTTACCGCATTAATCCTGACCAAGGCGATAACAGGACCGATACTTCTCGGGGTCAATTTTGCACAGCGTATGTCCCGCGGAGATTTCACCAGAACCCTGGACATAGATCAGAAGGATGAAGTCGGAACACTTGCTCAGGCTCTGAATGAAATGGTCAGAAGACTTGCCGAGGTAGTCGCTGAAGTGGGCAGTTCTTCGGAAAACGTAGCCTCCGGCAGTGAGGAGCTTTCAGCCACCGCAGAGAGCCTGTCCCAGGCTTCCACCGAACAGGCCGCAAACGTGGAAGAGGTTTCGGCCTCAATAGAAGAAATGACCGCGAACATACGCCAGAATGCCGACAACGCCCAACAGACCGAACAGATTGCGGTAAAATCCTCACAGCAGGCTGAGGAAAGCGGGGTTGCGGTAGGCAAGGCCGTGGATGCAATGAAAAACATTGCCGAAAAGATCTCCATCATCGAAGAAATCGCTCGGCAGACCAACCTGCTGGCACTCAATGCCGCGATAGAAGCAGCACGCGCCGGCGAACACGGCAAGGGATTTGCGGTAGTAGCGGCTGAAGTACGTAAACTGGCCGAAAGAAGCGGTGAAGCTGCACGGGAAATCGGCGACCTCTCATCAAATACCGTCACCGTGGCCGAAAAAGCAGGTGAAATGCTGACCCTGCTTGTTCCGGACATCAAACGGACCGCAGAACTGGTTCAGGAAATAACTGCAGGCAGCAGCGAACAGCTCAGCGGCGCGGAACAGATCAACAAGGCTGTACAGCAGCTTGATCAGGTGACCCAGCAGAACGCCTCCGCTTCCGAGGAAATGGCCTCAACTTCCGAAGAGCTGTCCAGTCAGGCAGAACAGCTGCAGCAGGTAATGGGATTTTTCCAGGTTGGCAATCATGTTCATACGGTGAAATCACTTCCGGCCTCGCCACGCAGCCGCAGACAGGCAGCCCTGCCCGACCCTGAACCGAAAGCTCCAAATCCGGGATCGGGAGTGAGCCTGGATATGGATAACGATTTCTCGGACAGCGATTTTGAAAAATTCTGATCCCAGTCTTCTGAAAAACCGATTCTATGATAACGAAAAGGGCCTCCCACAGTTCTGTCGGAGGCCCTAAGTTCTGTACCATATTTGGAAGGAAGGATTATTGTTTAACATTGAGATGCAGGCCGCATCATGCTAAAAGAGCTACGATTATTCATCCTATCCTTGTGGAGATATTCATATGCCGCTAATAAGTATCGTGGTTCCAGTTCACAACACATCTAAATATCTAAGTCAGTGCCTGACATCAATAGCATCTCAGACATTTAAGGATTGTGAAGTCATAGTCATAGATGACGCTTCAACAGATAACAGTAGAAATATTCTAAAAAAATTCGAACTTACTTTTGATAATTTCCAATGCATATATTTAGATAAGAATATTCGCCAAGGTGGAGCCAGGAATATAGGCCTTGATAGAGTTCGCGGGAAATATATCGGATTTGTTGATAGCGACGATTTTATCGATAAAAACATGTATTTAAGACTCTACAAAAAAGCGCTGAGTTCAGATGCCGATGTCACCTTTTGCAGCTACAATAAATATTACTCCGACGATAGGATTGAAAAGATTCCTCCACCGGGACGCAGATTATGGACTTCCTTGTTTAAGCAAGAAGTATGGGAAGACCTAAGATTTCCGGAAAATGTTGTATTTGAAGATAACGCAATAGGGTGGGTTCTGACAAAACTTACCCCTAAAACAGCAAGTGTCCCTGAAAATTTATACTATTATCGAATGCACCCGGAATCTACGACAAAAGAGCGTAACACATATAGAATTGATGACCGGATTACTACAGGTTTCGTGCACCTGGAGGAATGTAAAAAACGCGGATATTATGAAAAATACAACGACGAAGTAGTATCGCATTTTGTAAATTGTACATATATCAATTCAGTTTGGTACTGTTTTTCCCACTTTGATACGCCAAACACCGATTATCTTTATAAACTGCAGAATTTAATTAAAACAACCTACCCTGACTATTATGAATACAAAGGGACAAAAGCCACTCCCGAACACTACAGAAAACTTGCCTGGTTAAATTTTATGAGCCCCAAACTGGCTGTTTTCGCACAGCACAAACTGAATAATGCTATTGTTAACAGTATGTGCAGAGCTGTTTCCCTCCCCACCATAGGAAAGCTGCCGCCGGCTATTTCAACCCAAATCCGTAATGAATTTCAGGACAGTTTAGCCCAGACTACACCTGAAATCATATCGCTTATTAAAGATATTGATGAAATTTTAGAGGAGCTGGGCTTCGATCCATCAAAGGTTTAACCGCAATCTCAGCAGGAAAACTGATTCTAATGGCCCGGCCGTAAAAAAAGACAATGAGCAACAATAATCAACACGACAATTAAATCCGTTTTGTATTGAAATTATACTCTTTTTCTATGCTGTCCATATAAAAATCCTGAAACAACTGTCAGTCGTCTTGACCGGGCTGTTTCAGGATTTTTTGCTGCGGCAGCTTGTTAAAACTATCTTAAGCTACTTGCCACAACACTTCTTGTATTTTTTACCGCTACCGCACGGACAGGGAGCATTCCTTCCTATTTTAGGGGCTGCACGGCGTTTGGGGGTTTTCTTGGGTTTCTCTGTGCCGGAACCGGAATAATCCAGCTCTTCGGTATTATCCTTATGGGTAAAGTCGTCTTCACGCACTTCCGTGGCAATGTTCAAATGACAAACCGACCAGAGAGCGTTCTCCCGGATAGTCCCGAGCATATCCCTGAAAAGTTCAAACCCTTCACGTTTATACTCGTGTTTGGGGTCTTTCTGCCCGTACCCGCGCAGACCGATGCCTTCGCGCAGGTGATCCATATTCAGCAGATGTTCCTTCCAGTTCTTGTCTATGGATTCCAGAATGAAATAACGGGCGATGTAATTGTAATCAAGAGCAACTATGGACGGGTCTTCAGCATCTGCGGCACTCTCGGCAATTTTCTCTGTCCGGGCTTTCAGATCTTTTAAAATGTCATCAACCCAGCCCTCGACCTGTTCACGGGAAGGCAATCCCTTGCCGAATTCCTCAAAACGGTTCAAGCGGAACAATTCATCAAGGCGCACCCTGATCATCTCAGCGGTTTCGTCATCCAGAGCCTTGCCCCTGGCTTCCTCAACCGGATAAAAACAATCATCCAGCAGCTCTTCCAGAAATTCGGAGAGCATGTCGTCCATCTTTTCCGCGTACATCACGTCACGGCGCAGAGAGTAAATTACCTCGCGCTGCTGGTTCATTACGTTGTCGTAGTCGAGAAGCTGCTTGCGTATTTCGAAGTTCTGCCCTTCCACCTTGCTCTGCGCGCCCTCAATGGCCCTGTTCACCATGCGGTGCTCAATGATGGCCTGCCCTTCCTCCACGCCCAGCTTATCCATCAGCCCGGCAATGCGTTCCGAACCGAAAAGGCGCATAAGGTCGTCATCCAGAGCGAGGTAGAACCGGGTGGAACCGGGGTCGCCCTGTCGTCCGGAACGTCCGCGCAACTGATTGTCGATACGTCTGGATTCATGGCGTTCCGTGCCTATTATGTGCAGTCCGCCCAACTCCTTGACACCTTCACCGAGCACGATATCGGTTCCTCGGCCGGCCATGTTGGTGGCAATGGTCACGTGTTTGGACTGACCTGCCTCGGCAACAATCTCGGCTTCTTTTTCATGATGCTTTGCGTTGAGCACTTCATGGGGAATCTTGCGTTTCTTGAGCATCTCCGATACCAGCTCGGACTTTTCAATGGAAACGGTCCCCACCAGCACAGGCTGGCCGCGCTTGTACTTTTCGGCAATATCGTCCGCAATCGCGTTATATTTATCTGCCTGCGTCTTGTAGATGGCGTCCGGGTGGTCCTTGCGGACCATTGCGGTATTTGTGGGAATCACAATTACCTCAAGATCATAAATCTGGGAAAATTCCACGGCTTCCGTGTCTGCGGTACCGGTCATGCCGGACAGCTTTTCATACATACGGAAATAGTTCTGGAACGTGATGGAAGCAAGAGTCTGGTTTTCAGACTCGACCTTGACTCCTTCCTTGGCTTCCAAAGCCTGATGCAGGCCGTCGGAGAAACGCCTTCCCGGCATCAAGCGGCCGGTAAATTCGTCAACAATGACAACCTGTCCGTCCTTGACGATATAATCGACATCAAGGGCAAACAGATGGTGGGCCTTGATGGCCTGCATGATGTGGTGCTGATAGGCTATGTGCTTGGGGTCGTACAGGTTGTCTATACCTAGAATATTCTCACACTTGATGACCCCGTCATCGGTCATGGTGATGGAACGGCCCTTTTCATCAACTTCGAAATCCTCATCCCTCTTGAGTTTGGGGATTATCGCATTGACCTTGCCGTACATTGTAGTGGCATCATCGGATGCACCGGAAATAATCAGCGGAGTTCTGGCCTCGTCAATCAGAATGGAGTCGACTTCGTCAACTATGGCATAGTTGAGTTCGCGCTGGACCAGCTGTTCCTTGTAGAACTTCATGTTGTCGCGCAGGTAGTCGAATCCGAACTCGTTGTTGGTCCCGTAGGTAATGTCGCAACCGTAAGCCTGCTTGCGTTCCTCATCGGTAAGGCCGTGCACAATCACGCCGACAGTGAGACCTAGAAAATTATAGAGTTTGCCCATCCATTCGGCATCACGCCTGGCCAGATAGTCGTTGACCGTGATCAAGTGAACGCCTTTGCCGGAAATCGCGTTGAGTACCGCCGGCAGGGTGGCAACAAGGGTTTTACCTTCACCGGTCTTCATTTCCGCGATACGGCCGCTGTGCAGGACTATGCCGCCGACCATCTGAACGTCATAATGACGCATGCCCAGAGAACGCTTACCGGCCTCACGCACAAGCGCGAACACTTCCGGTAAAAGGTCGTCAAGGGACTTGCCCGCCTCTATTTCTTTTTTGTATCCGGCTATTTTCTCGGGAAACTGCTCGTCGGTGAGCTTTTCCATCTCAGGTTCATATGCACTGATCTTGTCTATCTGCGGCTTGAGTTTTTTTACGAATCTTTCATTTCTTGAGCCGAATATCTTGGAAACAAATAAATTGAACATGTAATGTATTTTCCTTTGTCCTGGGCGCTAACTGCCGCAATTTTATTCAATAAAAGGCTTCTGCTGTTATCAGATAAGACTTTATTTCAAAATATCAAGCCAGTGAGTGGCAAAATATGCATCTTTTGCAAGAGTGGCAAGTTGAATGACGCAAGCTGAGCATCCGCTTACTATCTGCGCCCCGGCGTCTGCCCCTTCCGTAAGGCTCGTCATGCAATGCTCACCTACCTGCCTGGAAAGCTTCGGGGCGCCGATCTGCATTACTCCGCCGAACCCGCAGCAGAGATCATCCTTGACCGGCAGAAGCCGATCACCTGCTACAGCCTGTACAAATTCAAGGTCGGCGTCAGGCTGAGCGGCATGGCAGGGCTTATGATAAATCACCTGATCAGGACAGTTATCAAGAAGGGTTATTTCCGCACCTGCAAGCAGGGATGAAAGCGGGGTCAGCGACTCCATCCAGCGGGAGCGCAGCTCCTCACTGCCGGAGAAATCCTCAACGTCATATTCTTTCAGCCCCTTCAGGCAGGTTGCGCAGAAGGTAACCAGCAAGGGTTCACCAGCATCCTGCCAGACCCTGATGTTCTTTTTGCGCGCATCCCTCTGCCTGTCGAGAAGTCCGGCACTGCCGTATGAGGAACCGCAACAGGAAAAATTGATTTCACCGGGACGCACAAGCCCTGCGGCATCCATGAGATGCTCCGCCTTGGACGCCCAGTCTTTGCGGGCGTACCTGCCCACGCATCCCTTGAACAAAACCGCCTTGCGTTCCTCGAAACAGACCTGCGGAAGAACTTCGGCCCATGGAGCCGGGCTCTTCGCAAACAGGGAAGCCATGCGTTTTTTGGCTGAGCCGAAAGGCTCCGGCAGCGATTCCGGTGAAAAACGGGACAAGGCCGCAGCCGTAGGCCAAAGAACGCCGGGACTTGCCAGCCAGATATCCCAGCAGGTCCGCAGAAAACCGTTTGATCCGGCCCGGAGTTCGGAAACAAGTTCCGGCCCGGACATATTCTGCGGACAGTTTTTGGCACAACGCCCGCAGGAAAGACACAGCGAGGCAAGGGAATTGAAATCATTTACGCTCAATCCCTGCGCTGGATCGAGACTCTGCAGGAAAAACTTGGCCCGCGGAGTCAGTTCCTCCCTTCCTGTAGCCTTGAAAAGAGGACACACTTCAAGACATTTACCGCACTGCACGCATGCTTTAGGCGAAGCCATCAGACAACCTTTCCGGGATTCATAATGTTCATGGGATCGAAAGTTCGTTTAATTCCGTTCATAAGCCTTTGCTCCGCCCTGCCGAGCTGCATGCCTATGTAAGCGGCCTTGGTCAGCCCGATGCCGTGTTCGCCGGAAAGAGTACCGCCAAGATCGAGCGTTTTCTGAAAAATACGTTTTTTGGCCAGCAGAGAGTTTTCCGACTGTCCCGGAACGGACTTGTCATACATGACGCTGACATGGATATTGCCGTCACCCAGATGACCGAAACACAGCACAATAACGCCGAGCTCCGCACCGATGGCGTGATAGCCCTCAATGGCTTCGGCAACCTTTCCGCGCGGCACGGCAACGTCCTCGCCCTGCTTGTCCGGCGCCAGATTGAAGGCGGCAGGACTTATCACCCTGCGCAGCTCCCAAAGCCGTTCCTGATCCGCCCCGGCACCCTTTTCCATGAAAGTGGTTTCAACCCGATCCAGCGCCTTGCCGATGCGCCCAAGGTCGGTCGAAACCGATTCCTCGGACCCGTCGATCTTGAGCAGCAGCAGGCCGCCTGTTCCCTCGGACCAGGGTACGTCAAAATGCATTTCAAGCGCGCGAATGGAGTTATGGTCGATCAGTTCCATGGCCGTTGGCAGGATTCCGCACCCGAAAACCGCATCGGCGCCTTTCAGGCACCCGGTCAAATCCCTGAATCCGATCAGGACCGAAGCCGAAGTCTCGGGCAGGGGCAGCAGTTTGAGAGTGGCACCGGTGATGAGGCCGAGTGTCCCTGCGGAACCGACCAGCAGCCGGGTGAGGTCGAGCCCGACAACGTTCTTGTGCGTGCGCCCCCCGGTATGGATGATTTCACCACCGGGCAGCACGGCCTCAAGCCCCAGAACATAATCGCGGGTAACGCCGTACTTGACCGCCCTCATGCCTCCGGCACAGGTGGAGATGTTACCGCCGATTGTCGAAATTTTCAGGCTGGCAGGGTCCGGTGGATAAAACAGCCCCTGAGCTTCAACAGCCTTTTGCAGATCAGCAGTGATCACACCCGGTTCCGTTACGGTCACAAAATCTCTGGAATCAATATCAAGGATACGGTCCATATCCAGCATGGATACGACAACACCATGACGGACAGGGACACAGCCCCCGACCTTGTTTGTTGCACGGGCACGCGGGTAGACCGGCACCCGCTCCTTCTGGGCCCACTTCAGCAGCTCCGCAACCTGCGAAGTTTCCTTCGGGCGCACAAGTACGAGCGGCTTTGCATGTTCGCGGCTGGCGTCCACGCCACAGGCCAGCAGCGCACCTTCATCAAAACTTGATTCCGTGCCGGGAAAAAGACTGCGCAGGAAGCTGCGCTGCGCTCGGGATAATTTTTCAGGATACTCTTTCATATATGATGCGCTTCGCGCTATTGATGATCTGATTTCGCCGCTGTCAGCCAAAGAGGAGAATCCATCTCTGCTCTCCGCATCCCCAGGGCCCAAAGCAAAGCTCCTTGCCTGAAGGCTGAAGGGCCTTTGGGATCCCTGGCAGTTTCAAATAGCTGAATTGAACGTAGCAGCTTCAATCAAAAGTGTTGCAAAACTAAGACGATAACCATATCTGATTAACGCAACAGACTTGTTCAAGGCGCATAAGCTACGCTTTGTTCCATACTTTTTCAACACAGTCGATCAGGGCCCGCACCAGCGGATCTCCGTCCTTGTTGTGGGGGAATCCGAAATACATGCCGATTTCGATGTGTCCGCCGGGCCAGATGTAAAATGAACCGTTATTGACACCTTCTGCGGCCTCGTCCCCACGCATGACAGTAATACCGTTCCCGGATTTGACAAGCGCGTTATGCGTCTCTTCACTGTCTGCGATCATGACTTTCGAAACATCCAGCCCCCGGGCCGAAAACGTCTCCTTCAACTTGACGTTGAAAGAACATTCCTCAGGGGTCCAGATCCAGTCCAGCTTTGAAAGATCCTCCCAACCTGCATTCTCCATGCGATCTTTCCACGCAGCAGGTCCGACCACATGCAGGACTGTTTTTTCAAGCAGTATGCAGTTGATGTCCTTGGGCGGGCAGTTGGAATAGAAAAAACCGCCATCCAGCTTTCGGGCAGCCAGATCCGCAAGAATGCTCCAAGTAGGCATCTGAACCAGATGAAGAGTAAGTCCGGGGAAATTTTCCTTGATGCATGAAATCAGCTGGGGAGTGCGCAGATAGATGGACGAAGTCTGCAGCCCGACACGGGCCACACCGGAAAGCTCTCCTTTTCTGTTCCGGGCCTCGGACTCAAGAGCCTCCACACTGTCAAGAACGGCTCTGGCCCTGTCCAGAAGGGCATTTCCGTCCGAAGTGGGTTGCATGCCCCGCGGAGTACGCAGGAACAAACGCAAGCCGAATTCGTCCTCAAGTGATTTTATATGCAGACTTATGGTCGACTGGCTGGCGTGCAGTCTTTTGGCCGCACGGGTCATATTGCCTTCCTCGGCCACAACCACAAATGTTTTGATCTGATACAATTCCATAATAATCAGCCCGCATACCGCGCTGTAACAAATTCACGAAAAGCCTGTTCGCTGTCTCCGGAGGAGAAAAGGGGGCGGGAAATATCCGACAGCCTGAGGTATTGAAAAAACTGAATGCCGGGTTCGATTATTCCCATTGGATCATGAGACAAAAAACAGGCATTAAACAGACAACGGCAATTCATCAGGCCGATTTTCAAATTTCACAGCAAGGAGAACCGCCATGAGCAGCGTCAGCGCATTTGTATCGGAAATCTTCACCCCTGAAGACAGTGTACTGGGCCGCGAAAAGATCGACCCCGTGACCGGAACGGTCAAATTCTTTTTCTGGGTCGGCGCAGCAACGGTTTTCACCGTTCTGATATCCGCACTCCAGTAGTCCGTTCCTTGACGGACGCGTTGGTTACTATACCCTTATCATGTTTTCTCCACCCACCGGCAAGGGGTGGAAGAGGGCTTTTACGGCTCGCCTTCCCGGTTAATAATTAACCAGTTGGCGGGCCGTATCTCTTTCAATATCGCGCCGCTTCAATTCGTCTTTGCGATTATGCACATTACGCCCTCGGGCCAATGCGATCTCAAGCTTGATCTTACCTCTTGAAAAGTAAAGCCGCACCGGGACCACGGTCAGCCCCTTCTGCTCCGTCTTGGCCTGCAGACGTTCTATCTCCATAGCGTGAAGCAGCAGTTTACGCGCCCTGTCCGGCTCATGCTGGGTATATCCGGCATGATCGTAAGGAGCTATATACACCCCCACAAGCCAGGCTTCCCCGTCCTTGAAATTTATGTATCCGTCATTGAAACTGACCAGTCCCTGACGCAGGGATTTAACTTCTGTCCCCACGAGAACCAGTCCGGCTTCAAACGTATCGATGAATTCGTAATTGCGCCGGGCCTGTTTGTTCAACGCAATCGAGGATGGACTTTTTTTCTTCTTCTTAGCCATGATCTGAAATTAACCTGCTATATCATCATTATCCAGGAGAGACGCAAAAAACATGAGTTCTTCAGGATATTTTTTGTAAATGTTTTCGGTCACCAGCCTGTTGATTCTGGTCACCGTGCGGCAGCTGAGCACTTCCTTGAGCAGTTGCTTGCAATCGGGCATTTTGAGCTGGCGCAGAAGGCGCTTGATGCCCGGAATGGCCTGCGGAGTAAGACTCAGACTGTCGATCTGCATCCCCATGAGAATGGGCAGACAATACGGATCGGACGCCACTTCACCGCACAGACTTACGCCGATCCCCGCCCGGTGCCCGGCGTCCACAACATACTTGATGGAGCGAACAACCGCGGGATGAAGCGGCTGGTACAGGTACGAAACATGCGGATTGGTGCGGTCTATGCCCAGACTGTACTGAATGAGGTCGTTGGTCCCTATGCTGAAGAAATCCACTTCCTGCGCCAGAATCTCGGCAATCATTACCGCAGCCGGAAGCTCGATCATAACTCCGATAGGCATGTTCTCATCAAACGGAACACCCTCTTCCCGCAACTCCTGCTGCGCCCTTGCCAGAGCAGACTTGGCCTGCAGGACTTCCTTGAGCCCGCAGATCATGGGAAACATTATGGAAACGTTTCCGTGCACGCTGGCACGCAAAATAGCCCGCAACTGGATCTTGAACAAATCCTGATGCTTCAGGCAGAACCGCATGGCACGCAGTCCCATTGCCGGGTTGGCTTCGTCAAGAGAACCGAAATGAACCATGAATTTGTCCGAACCGAGGTCCAGGGTGCGCAAAGTGACTTTGCGCGGGGACATGATGGCGGCAAGCTCGGAGTATTTCTCGGCAAGCTCCTCCTCGTCCGGCAGGTCAGTCCGGTTCAGGTAGGCGTACTCGGTCCTGAACAGACCGATTCCCTCGCCCCCGTTGTCTATGACGGCGGCAACTTCCTCGAAAAGTTCTATATTTGCGAACACCTGCACCCGGTAACCGTCCTCGGTTTCCGCAGGCAGATGGCAGCTTCTCATGGTCGTGCGCTGGTAATCCTCGAACTGGTTCTGGAGAGTGTAGTACTGCTCCAGTTCATCATCAGTGGGGTCGACCAGCACCTTGCCGTCCAGACCGTCGATAATGACCAGATCGCCGTCAACAACGGAATTCTCCAGCTCCTCGGCACCGACAAGAGCCGGAATATTCAACGTCCGGGCCAGAATCCCGGTATGCGAGGTCT
This window harbors:
- a CDS encoding MarC family protein, producing MLTVFFQTYLKLFFILTPFFAISAFLSLTQDMTPAERRNTAMKVTVAVITISLILYLYGRYIFELFGITLDAFRIGAGAVLFLSALNMVSGAGKKFEAGKDDDDIAVVPLAMPIMVGPGTIGALLVMGSAVNGYRDMLLACSALVGAVLTVGILLFLSSSLKRLLGRRGLNIMSRLTGLLVASIAAQIFFTGLRNFMLK
- a CDS encoding methyl-accepting chemotaxis protein, with amino-acid sequence MFKNLKLGLKLGISFALMIFLTAAMAYVGFNGMAGIQERVDKADDVNRMVRMILELRMQEKNYMLRADQSYLKKHEELLAALREQTSTTDKKFSQQVNHQQMAELSRAVENYSKAFNSYAELVGERSKTMEMMRTDARSALDELEKIRSSQKQQLGGILAGTQERILSEVRNGQLDRIAQAYSKGQADIEDKLSKADDANRAIKWFLSARTSEKNYIISSDVKYIGVVNENARNILELLENMKSRFSNPANIAQVEGVFKSINRYQNNFTKYTQLMAEQVNADKIMVDAARAADKQCRDARADQKQKMLRQMDTSNTVLIVGAIAALIIGLLTALILTKAITGPILLGVNFAQRMSRGDFTRTLDIDQKDEVGTLAQALNEMVRRLAEVVAEVGSSSENVASGSEELSATAESLSQASTEQAANVEEVSASIEEMTANIRQNADNAQQTEQIAVKSSQQAEESGVAVGKAVDAMKNIAEKISIIEEIARQTNLLALNAAIEAARAGEHGKGFAVVAAEVRKLAERSGEAAREIGDLSSNTVTVAEKAGEMLTLLVPDIKRTAELVQEITAGSSEQLSGAEQINKAVQQLDQVTQQNASASEEMASTSEELSSQAEQLQQVMGFFQVGNHVHTVKSLPASPRSRRQAALPDPEPKAPNPGSGVSLDMDNDFSDSDFEKF
- a CDS encoding glycosyltransferase family 2 protein, which translates into the protein MPLISIVVPVHNTSKYLSQCLTSIASQTFKDCEVIVIDDASTDNSRNILKKFELTFDNFQCIYLDKNIRQGGARNIGLDRVRGKYIGFVDSDDFIDKNMYLRLYKKALSSDADVTFCSYNKYYSDDRIEKIPPPGRRLWTSLFKQEVWEDLRFPENVVFEDNAIGWVLTKLTPKTASVPENLYYYRMHPESTTKERNTYRIDDRITTGFVHLEECKKRGYYEKYNDEVVSHFVNCTYINSVWYCFSHFDTPNTDYLYKLQNLIKTTYPDYYEYKGTKATPEHYRKLAWLNFMSPKLAVFAQHKLNNAIVNSMCRAVSLPTIGKLPPAISTQIRNEFQDSLAQTTPEIISLIKDIDEILEELGFDPSKV
- the secA gene encoding preprotein translocase subunit SecA, with protein sequence MFNLFVSKIFGSRNERFVKKLKPQIDKISAYEPEMEKLTDEQFPEKIAGYKKEIEAGKSLDDLLPEVFALVREAGKRSLGMRHYDVQMVGGIVLHSGRIAEMKTGEGKTLVATLPAVLNAISGKGVHLITVNDYLARRDAEWMGKLYNFLGLTVGVIVHGLTDEERKQAYGCDITYGTNNEFGFDYLRDNMKFYKEQLVQRELNYAIVDEVDSILIDEARTPLIISGASDDATTMYGKVNAIIPKLKRDEDFEVDEKGRSITMTDDGVIKCENILGIDNLYDPKHIAYQHHIMQAIKAHHLFALDVDYIVKDGQVVIVDEFTGRLMPGRRFSDGLHQALEAKEGVKVESENQTLASITFQNYFRMYEKLSGMTGTADTEAVEFSQIYDLEVIVIPTNTAMVRKDHPDAIYKTQADKYNAIADDIAEKYKRGQPVLVGTVSIEKSELVSEMLKKRKIPHEVLNAKHHEKEAEIVAEAGQSKHVTIATNMAGRGTDIVLGEGVKELGGLHIIGTERHESRRIDNQLRGRSGRQGDPGSTRFYLALDDDLMRLFGSERIAGLMDKLGVEEGQAIIEHRMVNRAIEGAQSKVEGQNFEIRKQLLDYDNVMNQQREVIYSLRRDVMYAEKMDDMLSEFLEELLDDCFYPVEEARGKALDDETAEMIRVRLDELFRLNRFEEFGKGLPSREQVEGWVDDILKDLKARTEKIAESAADAEDPSIVALDYNYIARYFILESIDKNWKEHLLNMDHLREGIGLRGYGQKDPKHEYKREGFELFRDMLGTIRENALWSVCHLNIATEVREDDFTHKDNTEELDYSGSGTEKPKKTPKRRAAPKIGRNAPCPCGSGKKYKKCCGK
- a CDS encoding (Fe-S)-binding protein, with the translated sequence MASPKACVQCGKCLEVCPLFKATGREELTPRAKFFLQSLDPAQGLSVNDFNSLASLCLSCGRCAKNCPQNMSGPELVSELRAGSNGFLRTCWDIWLASPGVLWPTAAALSRFSPESLPEPFGSAKKRMASLFAKSPAPWAEVLPQVCFEERKAVLFKGCVGRYARKDWASKAEHLMDAAGLVRPGEINFSCCGSSYGSAGLLDRQRDARKKNIRVWQDAGEPLLVTFCATCLKGLKEYDVEDFSGSEELRSRWMESLTPLSSLLAGAEITLLDNCPDQVIYHKPCHAAQPDADLEFVQAVAGDRLLPVKDDLCCGFGGVMQIGAPKLSRQVGEHCMTSLTEGADAGAQIVSGCSACVIQLATLAKDAYFATHWLDILK
- a CDS encoding FAD-binding oxidoreductase, which gives rise to MKEYPEKLSRAQRSFLRSLFPGTESSFDEGALLACGVDASREHAKPLVLVRPKETSQVAELLKWAQKERVPVYPRARATNKVGGCVPVRHGVVVSMLDMDRILDIDSRDFVTVTEPGVITADLQKAVEAQGLFYPPDPASLKISTIGGNISTCAGGMRAVKYGVTRDYVLGLEAVLPGGEIIHTGGRTHKNVVGLDLTRLLVGSAGTLGLITGATLKLLPLPETSASVLIGFRDLTGCLKGADAVFGCGILPTAMELIDHNSIRALEMHFDVPWSEGTGGLLLLKIDGSEESVSTDLGRIGKALDRVETTFMEKGAGADQERLWELRRVISPAAFNLAPDKQGEDVAVPRGKVAEAIEGYHAIGAELGVIVLCFGHLGDGNIHVSVMYDKSVPGQSENSLLAKKRIFQKTLDLGGTLSGEHGIGLTKAAYIGMQLGRAEQRLMNGIKRTFDPMNIMNPGKVV